One genomic window of Salipiger abyssi includes the following:
- a CDS encoding sulfite exporter TauE/SafE family protein, translating to MHIYLPVAEIPVNLFLIVGLGAFVGIMSGLFGVGGGFILTPLLFFIGIPPAVAVSTQAVQIVASSCSGALAHWRRKTLDIRMGTVLLIGGLVGSTLGVWLFAFLRSLGQIDLAVQLFYVVFLGFIGLMMFVESLKALRGRSAPRKRGHGWGQGWPLKVKFRTSGLYISAIPPLLVGLLCGVLAAIMGVGGGFIMLPAMIYLLKMPTKVVVGTSLFQITFVSVFTTILHSATNHTVDIVLALLLLIGGVVGAQLGTRFGARLRGEQLRILLSILVLGVSAKVAVDLVRMPAEAFALFWEATR from the coding sequence ATGCACATTTACCTCCCCGTTGCCGAAATTCCCGTGAACCTCTTCCTCATCGTGGGGCTGGGGGCCTTCGTCGGGATCATGTCCGGGCTCTTCGGGGTCGGCGGCGGCTTCATCCTGACGCCGCTGCTGTTCTTCATCGGCATCCCGCCAGCGGTCGCCGTGTCGACCCAGGCGGTGCAGATCGTCGCCTCCTCCTGCTCCGGGGCACTCGCGCATTGGCGCCGCAAGACACTCGACATCCGAATGGGCACCGTGCTGCTCATCGGGGGTCTGGTCGGATCGACATTGGGGGTCTGGCTATTCGCTTTCCTGCGCTCGCTGGGTCAGATCGACCTCGCGGTGCAGCTTTTCTACGTGGTCTTCCTCGGCTTCATCGGGCTCATGATGTTCGTGGAGAGCCTCAAAGCGCTGCGCGGCCGCAGCGCCCCGCGCAAACGCGGGCATGGCTGGGGTCAGGGTTGGCCTCTCAAGGTGAAGTTCCGCACATCCGGCCTCTATATCTCGGCCATCCCGCCGCTGCTGGTGGGGCTGCTTTGCGGCGTGCTGGCGGCGATCATGGGTGTGGGCGGCGGTTTTATCATGCTGCCCGCGATGATCTACCTGCTGAAAATGCCCACCAAGGTCGTCGTCGGTACGTCGCTGTTCCAGATCACCTTTGTTTCCGTCTTCACCACCATATTGCACTCAGCCACCAACCACACGGTGGATATCGTGCTGGCGCTGCTGCTGCTGATCGGCGGTGTCGTGGGCGCACAGCTGGGCACGCGCTTTGGGGCAAGGTTACGCGGCGAACAGCTACGCATCCTGCTGTCGATCCTGGTGCTCGGGGTCAGCGCCAAGGTTGCGGTCGATCTAGTTCGGATGCCTGCGGAAGCGTTCGCGCTGTTCTGGGAGGCAACGCGATGA
- a CDS encoding sugar kinase: MPRLLSVGEALVELAPSGEPGLFRAGHAGDTLNTAWYARAMLPSGWQVAYYTGVGADEPSAGLRALLEGAGIEADRLFTHPKRTLGLYMIALKDGERSFTYWRDSSAARTLAEDPARLAAALEGCDVIHLSGITVAILPQEDRDRLHAALAALPDTVKVVFDPNLRPRLWEDSETMCREVTRFAALAGIALPSFDDEAAHFGDADPEATLARYTALGCAEVVVKNGAGPVHVVAEGARFTRTPEAVARPIDTTGAGDSFNGGYLAARLTGSDAQEAVAQAQALARKVVGWRGALIPFDRLAG, from the coding sequence ATGCCAAGGCTGCTATCCGTGGGCGAGGCCCTTGTCGAACTGGCGCCCTCGGGCGAGCCGGGGCTGTTTCGCGCAGGCCATGCGGGCGACACGCTGAACACTGCCTGGTATGCCCGCGCCATGCTGCCGTCCGGCTGGCAGGTGGCCTATTACACCGGGGTCGGGGCGGACGAGCCTTCGGCGGGGCTGCGGGCGCTGCTGGAGGGGGCGGGGATCGAGGCCGATCGGCTCTTCACCCATCCCAAACGCACGCTGGGGCTTTATATGATCGCCCTGAAGGATGGCGAGCGCAGCTTTACCTATTGGCGCGACAGTTCTGCCGCGCGCACATTGGCTGAGGATCCGGCGCGGCTGGCGGCGGCCTTGGAGGGCTGCGACGTGATCCACCTTTCGGGCATCACCGTCGCGATCCTGCCACAGGAGGATCGCGACCGGTTGCACGCGGCGCTTGCGGCGCTGCCCGATACGGTGAAGGTGGTCTTCGACCCGAACCTGCGTCCGCGTCTCTGGGAAGACAGCGAGACCATGTGCCGCGAGGTGACGCGCTTTGCCGCGCTGGCGGGCATCGCATTGCCCAGTTTCGATGACGAGGCGGCGCATTTCGGCGATGCCGATCCGGAGGCGACGCTGGCCCGCTATACGGCGCTCGGCTGTGCCGAGGTGGTGGTGAAGAACGGCGCGGGGCCGGTGCATGTCGTGGCGGAGGGCGCGCGCTTCACCCGCACGCCCGAGGCGGTGGCACGCCCGATCGACACCACCGGTGCCGGGGACAGTTTCAACGGCGGCTATCTGGCGGCGCGGCTGACGGGGAGCGATGCGCAAGAGGCGGTAGCGCAGGCCCAGGCGCTGGCGCGGAAGGTCGTCGGCTGGCGCGGGGCGCTGATTCCGTTCGACCGGCTTGCCGGTTGA
- a CDS encoding Bug family tripartite tricarboxylate transporter substrate binding protein, with protein sequence MFTITRRALMLAGAAALGLTAAPALAQDGWPQNPINIIVPYPPGGNTDLIARTLAEPLSELLGQPVVIENRGGAGGTVGVGEASRAEADGYTLVVGDIATMGINPHVYDNLVYEPLEDFDPVIQITSIPLVMGVGPRLEEVTDLPDLIARAKDDPEYLDYASAGVGTAQHLAFELFRSIAGIEALHIPYQGSAPARTALMSGEVGVMIDGTLVPMIKDGTLRALAVTSEERVAALPDVPTMKEQGVDMVYTSWHGIMAPKGTDPEIIGKVNGALDEILARPEIQERFGALNIGLVGGSPEEFTAFVTEQADTLGKLVEMSGASRD encoded by the coding sequence ATGTTCACCATCACCCGCCGTGCCCTCATGCTGGCAGGCGCCGCCGCGCTCGGCCTGACCGCAGCGCCCGCGCTGGCCCAGGACGGCTGGCCGCAGAACCCCATCAACATCATCGTGCCCTACCCGCCGGGCGGCAACACCGACCTCATCGCGCGCACCCTGGCAGAACCGCTCTCGGAACTGCTGGGCCAGCCCGTGGTGATCGAGAACCGTGGCGGCGCCGGTGGCACCGTGGGCGTGGGCGAAGCCTCGCGCGCCGAGGCGGACGGCTACACGCTGGTCGTGGGCGACATCGCCACCATGGGCATCAACCCGCATGTCTATGACAACCTCGTTTACGAACCGCTGGAAGATTTCGACCCGGTGATCCAGATCACCTCGATCCCGCTGGTCATGGGCGTCGGCCCCCGGCTCGAAGAGGTCACCGACCTGCCCGACCTGATCGCGCGGGCCAAGGACGATCCCGAATATCTCGATTATGCCTCCGCCGGTGTCGGCACCGCACAGCACCTGGCCTTTGAGCTCTTCCGCTCCATTGCCGGGATCGAGGCACTGCACATCCCTTATCAGGGCTCGGCCCCGGCGCGCACCGCGCTGATGAGCGGCGAGGTCGGCGTGATGATCGACGGCACGCTGGTGCCGATGATCAAGGACGGCACCCTGCGTGCGCTGGCGGTCACCTCGGAAGAGCGGGTCGCCGCCCTGCCCGACGTGCCGACGATGAAGGAACAGGGTGTCGACATGGTCTATACCTCGTGGCACGGCATCATGGCGCCCAAGGGCACCGATCCCGAAATCATCGGCAAGGTGAATGGCGCGCTGGACGAAATCCTCGCCCGGCCCGAGATCCAGGAGCGGTTCGGCGCCCTGAACATCGGCCTTGTCGGCGGCAGCCCCGAGGAGTTCACCGCCTTTGTGACCGAGCAGGCCGACACGCTCGGCAAGCTGGTCGAGATGTCGGGCGCCAGCCGCGACTGA
- a CDS encoding tripartite tricarboxylate transporter permease: MDLLANLADGASIALSWSAVFYCFLGVTLGMIVGVLPGIGPLPAIAMLLPLTFYIDPSEAIIMLAGIYYGGQYGGSTASILLNLPGTPAAAVTCLEGYPMAKKGRASVALFMTAIASLVGSMVGIVLVASFAPVLARFALEFGAAEYFSLMVFALFAAAAVGGSDILKSLSMVVIGLILGIVGQDVTSGTFRFTFGLPAIADGLNIVAVAMGVFGVSEIISTIAMRSHATTFEKFSFSSMMPTREEWRQSAPAMGRGSAIGAVAGILPGAGAAMASFVAYAVELRLSRVPHLFGKGRIEGLTAPESANNATAQAAFIPTLTLGVPGDAVMAVMIGALMIHGITPGPTFIAENPTMFWGLVVSFFVGNLLLVLLNIPFVGIWTRLLQVPYNALFPIILVLVSIGVYSINSSVVDIYLVLGFGIFGLVMARLGFPPAPLVLAFILSPMMEENFRRALLLSRGDFSTFVTSPISAVFLGLCLVALLIMVFSKKM, encoded by the coding sequence ATGGACCTTCTCGCAAATCTCGCGGACGGCGCCAGCATCGCGCTCAGCTGGTCGGCCGTCTTCTACTGCTTCCTCGGCGTGACGCTCGGAATGATCGTGGGCGTGCTGCCCGGCATCGGCCCCCTGCCCGCCATCGCCATGCTGCTGCCGCTGACCTTCTATATCGATCCGTCCGAGGCGATCATCATGCTCGCCGGGATCTATTACGGCGGGCAATATGGCGGCTCGACCGCCTCGATCCTGTTGAACCTGCCCGGCACGCCCGCCGCCGCCGTCACCTGTCTCGAAGGCTATCCGATGGCCAAGAAGGGTCGCGCCTCGGTGGCGCTCTTCATGACCGCCATCGCCTCGCTGGTGGGGTCGATGGTGGGCATCGTCCTGGTTGCCTCGTTCGCGCCTGTGCTGGCCCGCTTCGCGCTTGAATTCGGTGCCGCCGAGTATTTCTCTCTGATGGTATTCGCCCTGTTTGCCGCTGCCGCCGTGGGCGGGTCCGACATTCTGAAATCGCTGTCGATGGTGGTGATCGGGCTGATCCTCGGCATCGTCGGGCAGGACGTCACCTCGGGCACCTTCCGCTTCACCTTCGGCCTGCCCGCCATCGCCGACGGGCTGAACATCGTGGCGGTGGCCATGGGGGTCTTTGGCGTCTCCGAGATCATCTCGACCATCGCGATGCGCAGCCACGCCACCACTTTCGAGAAATTTTCCTTCTCCTCGATGATGCCTACCCGCGAGGAATGGCGCCAGTCCGCCCCCGCCATGGGGCGCGGCTCGGCCATCGGCGCGGTGGCGGGCATCCTGCCCGGCGCCGGCGCGGCCATGGCCTCATTCGTCGCCTATGCGGTGGAGCTGCGCCTCAGCCGCGTGCCGCATCTCTTCGGCAAGGGCCGGATCGAGGGGCTGACCGCGCCGGAAAGCGCCAACAACGCCACCGCGCAGGCGGCCTTTATCCCGACGCTGACGCTGGGCGTGCCCGGCGACGCCGTCATGGCGGTGATGATCGGCGCGCTGATGATCCACGGCATCACGCCGGGGCCGACCTTCATCGCCGAGAACCCGACGATGTTCTGGGGGCTGGTGGTCAGCTTTTTCGTCGGCAACCTGCTGCTGGTGCTGCTCAACATCCCCTTCGTGGGGATCTGGACGCGGCTCTTGCAGGTGCCCTACAACGCGCTCTTCCCGATCATCCTGGTACTGGTCTCCATCGGCGTCTATTCGATCAACTCCTCGGTGGTGGATATCTACCTCGTGCTGGGATTCGGCATCTTCGGCCTTGTCATGGCGCGGCTCGGCTTTCCGCCGGCGCCGCTGGTGCTGGCCTTCATTCTCTCGCCGATGATGGAGGAGAATTTCCGGCGTGCCTTGCTGCTGTCGCGTGGCGATTTCAGCACCTTCGTCACATCTCCGATTTCAGCCGTGTTTCTCGGGTTGTGCCTCGTCGCCCTGCTGATAATGGTCTTTTCCAAAAAGATGTGA
- a CDS encoding tripartite tricarboxylate transporter TctB family protein: MTRRTFAPDAGGLIAGAIMLTIGIGVTVTSVGYGIGSLRRMDTGYFPMLLGSCAILLGLAITVRHGLFPAPAEDAEPETIDWTERWHRLRPMLLVPLGIAAFAALLESAGLLIATFALVMISGLAAEKPNLKRLFVIALLTPVGAWAIFVLGFGLPFKLY, encoded by the coding sequence GTGACACGCAGGACATTCGCTCCCGATGCAGGCGGGCTGATCGCCGGAGCCATCATGCTGACCATCGGCATCGGCGTTACCGTGACCTCGGTCGGCTACGGCATCGGCTCGCTGCGCCGCATGGATACAGGGTACTTCCCGATGCTGCTCGGCAGCTGCGCCATCCTTCTGGGGCTGGCGATCACCGTGCGGCACGGCCTCTTCCCCGCCCCGGCAGAGGATGCCGAGCCCGAGACCATCGACTGGACCGAACGCTGGCACAGGCTGCGGCCCATGCTGCTGGTGCCGCTGGGCATCGCCGCCTTCGCCGCGCTGCTGGAAAGTGCCGGGTTGCTGATCGCCACCTTCGCGCTGGTGATGATCTCCGGCCTCGCCGCCGAAAAGCCGAACCTCAAGCGCCTGTTCGTAATCGCGCTGCTGACGCCGGTGGGCGCCTGGGCGATTTTCGTGCTGGGCTTCGGCCTTCCCTTCAAGCTTTACTGA
- a CDS encoding LysR family transcriptional regulator, giving the protein MDTGQMRAIVVLAEELHFARAARKLGISQPALSQKIQKVETEIGMTLFDRGQRHVVLTPAGTALVGDLPELLTRIDTVLARAGRIARGDEGFLRVGFVENASFHLVPHVITRLRRRFPNAQIELVEMISPDIPDALVRGDIDVALTRPLPTDTLRVHEVMRERYFVALSDGDPLVRQDTVPVRALGGMTFIAAAGRKSNYLRGQFAALFERHGFHLGIGQEVNQLPAIIALVAAGGGFTILPRSATGLSIPGVCYRPIRDEDAPEAVLHACSREHDTNALVQAFFAFALELRNRG; this is encoded by the coding sequence ATGGACACGGGACAGATGCGGGCGATCGTCGTTCTCGCCGAAGAACTGCATTTTGCCCGCGCCGCGCGCAAGCTCGGCATCAGCCAGCCGGCGCTGTCGCAAAAGATCCAGAAGGTCGAAACCGAGATCGGCATGACGCTCTTCGACCGGGGCCAGCGGCATGTGGTGCTGACGCCTGCGGGCACCGCGCTGGTGGGCGATCTTCCCGAGCTGCTGACCCGCATCGACACTGTGCTGGCCCGCGCGGGCCGCATCGCGCGGGGCGACGAGGGATTTCTGCGCGTGGGCTTTGTCGAGAATGCGAGTTTTCACCTTGTCCCTCATGTGATTACCCGGCTGCGGCGGCGCTTTCCCAATGCGCAGATCGAGCTGGTCGAGATGATCTCCCCCGACATTCCCGATGCGCTGGTGCGGGGGGATATCGACGTGGCGCTGACCCGGCCGTTGCCCACCGACACGCTGCGGGTGCATGAGGTGATGCGCGAACGCTATTTCGTCGCGCTGTCCGATGGCGACCCGCTGGTACGGCAGGACACGGTGCCGGTGCGCGCGCTTGGCGGCATGACCTTTATCGCCGCCGCCGGGCGCAAGTCGAACTACCTGCGCGGCCAGTTCGCGGCGTTGTTCGAGCGGCACGGATTTCACCTCGGCATCGGGCAGGAGGTCAACCAGCTGCCGGCGATCATCGCGCTGGTGGCGGCGGGGGGCGGGTTCACGATTCTGCCGCGCTCGGCCACCGGCCTGTCGATTCCCGGTGTCTGCTACCGCCCGATTCGCGATGAAGACGCGCCGGAAGCGGTGCTGCACGCGTGCAGCCGCGAGCATGACACCAACGCGCTGGTGCAGGCTTTCTTCGCCTTCGCACTGGAGCTGCGCAACCGGGGTTAG
- a CDS encoding FadR/GntR family transcriptional regulator, protein MTDEKKPGRVDQVMQDLRRMIRDEGLKVGDAMPAEQTIASGLGVSRNVVREAMRALAALGVVEVGNGRRARVAGVSPTAMATLLDHAAYTGELTLQQMMDVRRTLEIRAAALAALRRSEAQARRMTEIADAMLAGIDGDPDEIRELDVALHTEIGAASGNALFALLIESYGAITRRIWEIGWQARASRENRLENLHCHARLAAAIAARDSVQAEHVMTEHFDSAIAALVRAGVT, encoded by the coding sequence ATGACCGATGAGAAAAAGCCCGGGCGGGTCGATCAGGTGATGCAAGACCTGCGCCGGATGATCCGCGATGAAGGCCTGAAGGTGGGCGACGCGATGCCCGCCGAGCAGACCATCGCCTCCGGGCTGGGCGTGTCGCGCAACGTGGTGCGCGAGGCGATGCGGGCGCTCGCCGCGCTTGGCGTGGTCGAAGTCGGCAATGGCCGCCGCGCCCGCGTCGCCGGGGTCAGCCCCACCGCCATGGCCACACTGCTGGATCACGCCGCCTATACCGGCGAACTGACGCTGCAACAGATGATGGATGTGCGCCGCACGCTTGAGATTCGCGCCGCGGCGCTCGCCGCGTTGCGCCGGAGCGAGGCGCAGGCGCGGCGCATGACCGAGATCGCCGACGCCATGCTGGCCGGAATCGATGGCGACCCGGACGAGATCCGGGAGCTGGATGTGGCCCTGCATACCGAGATCGGCGCCGCCTCGGGCAATGCGCTCTTTGCGCTGCTCATCGAAAGCTACGGCGCCATCACACGGCGTATCTGGGAGATCGGCTGGCAGGCGCGTGCCTCTCGCGAAAACCGGCTGGAGAACCTTCACTGCCATGCTCGCCTTGCCGCCGCCATCGCCGCCCGCGACAGCGTGCAGGCCGAACACGTAATGACCGAGCATTTCGACAGCGCCATTGCCGCGCTGGTGCGGGCGGGCGTGACCTAA
- a CDS encoding sulfatase-like hydrolase/transferase: MSDQPHVLFVTVDQWPAHLLGCMGHPDIETPTLDMLARSGTLYRNCYAETPICIPSRRSMMTGLTARGHGDRDFQPALRMPAKAQTLAGAFSAAGYQTGAIGKLHVFPPRDRIGFDDALLAEEGRGHLGGPDDYEMFLADRGHPGEQFTHGMSNNEYGWNTWHLDDDLHVTNWTTRTAARQIKRRDPTRPGFWHVSYTHPHPPLVPLQRYFDRYARRGVADPLQSDWSAETAAMPALLRSVRGYYAALPPAQLADTRRAFYALCTHIDHQIRLLIGTLREEGILDDTIIVFCSDHGDMLGDHGMFGKRLMYDASANVPLLVIDTRRHDRIGRNATSDRLVALHDLMPTMLDMAGVAIPEGVEGSSLLAPDTRDHLYGESQSGAKATRMIRDRQHKLIWYPAGNRFQLFDMMEDPREQHDLAADPAQAETLEKMKTLLRGHLYGSDLDMIEGDRFVGLPEPADATPDNRGLSGQRGFHYPQVPASDPSVAVGSA; the protein is encoded by the coding sequence ATGTCCGATCAACCGCATGTGCTTTTTGTCACCGTGGACCAGTGGCCCGCGCATCTGCTGGGCTGCATGGGCCATCCCGACATCGAGACCCCGACGCTCGACATGCTGGCGCGCTCCGGCACGCTCTACCGCAACTGCTATGCCGAAACGCCGATCTGCATCCCCTCGCGCCGCTCGATGATGACGGGCCTGACTGCGCGCGGACATGGCGACCGCGATTTCCAGCCGGCGCTGCGAATGCCCGCAAAGGCGCAGACGCTGGCGGGGGCCTTTTCCGCCGCCGGCTATCAGACCGGCGCCATCGGCAAGCTGCATGTCTTCCCGCCGCGCGACCGCATCGGCTTTGACGACGCGCTGCTGGCCGAAGAAGGCCGCGGCCATCTCGGCGGACCCGACGATTACGAGATGTTCCTCGCCGACCGAGGCCATCCGGGCGAACAGTTCACCCACGGCATGAGCAACAACGAATACGGCTGGAACACCTGGCATCTGGACGACGACCTGCATGTGACCAACTGGACCACGCGCACCGCCGCGCGGCAGATCAAGCGGCGCGACCCCACACGGCCCGGTTTCTGGCACGTCTCCTACACCCATCCCCACCCGCCGCTGGTGCCGCTGCAACGCTATTTCGACCGCTACGCCCGCCGCGGCGTGGCGGACCCGCTGCAAAGCGACTGGTCGGCCGAGACCGCCGCGATGCCCGCGCTGCTGCGCTCGGTGCGGGGCTATTACGCGGCGCTGCCGCCCGCGCAGCTTGCCGATACGCGGCGCGCGTTCTATGCGCTCTGCACGCATATCGACCACCAGATCCGCCTGCTGATCGGCACGCTGCGCGAGGAAGGGATCCTTGACGACACCATTATCGTCTTTTGCTCGGACCACGGCGACATGCTGGGCGATCACGGCATGTTCGGCAAACGGCTGATGTACGATGCATCGGCCAATGTACCGCTGCTGGTGATCGACACCCGCAGGCACGACCGCATCGGGCGCAATGCCACCAGCGACCGGCTGGTCGCGCTGCACGATCTGATGCCGACAATGCTCGACATGGCAGGCGTGGCGATCCCCGAAGGCGTCGAGGGCAGCTCGCTGCTGGCGCCCGACACTCGCGATCACCTCTATGGCGAAAGCCAGTCCGGGGCCAAGGCCACGCGGATGATCCGCGACCGCCAGCACAAGCTGATCTGGTATCCCGCCGGCAACCGCTTCCAGCTCTTCGACATGATGGAAGACCCGCGCGAACAGCACGATCTGGCCGCCGATCCGGCCCAGGCCGAAACGCTGGAAAAGATGAAGACGCTGCTGCGCGGACATCTCTATGGCAGCGATCTCGACATGATCGAGGGCGACCGCTTTGTCGGTCTCCCCGAACCCGCCGATGCCACTCCCGACAATCGCGGATTGTCGGGCCAGCGCGGCTTTCACTATCCGCAGGTTCCGGCCAGCGACCCGTCCGTCGCCGTCGGCTCGGCCTGA
- a CDS encoding IlvD/Edd family dehydratase: protein MTAKIRPQDLRSAKWFNNPDDPEMTALYLERYLNYGLTREELQGGKPIIGIAQTGSDLSPCNRHHIELAKRVRDGIIAAGGIPMEIPVHPIQETGKRPTASLDRNLAYLGLVEALHGYPIDGVVLTIGCDKTTPALLMAAATVNIPAIAFSVGPMLNGWFNGERAGSGSVIWKAREQHAAGEIDDDGFFDLVASSAPSVGYCNTMGTASTMNSLAEILGMQLPGSAAIPAPYRERGQMARATGARIVEMVWEDLRPLDILTRAAFENAIVGCSALGGSTNAPIHINAIAAHAGVTLENDDWQRLGHKVPLLANMQPAGIYLGEDFQRAGGVPAILGELIEAGLLPHPQAGTVAGQPLSAGAIRSHEPEVVRPVDGALLAHAGFMNLKGNLFDSAIMKTSVISEDFRARYLSNPDDPEAFEGTVFVFDGPEHFHATIDDPALAVGPDAVLVMRGAGPLGYPGAAEVVNMRPPAYLLKQGVQALPCIGDGRQSGTSGSASILNASPEAAAGGNLALLRNGDRIRVDLRKARVDVKLTEAELAERRAALEAEGGYAVPESQTPWQAMFRAGVAQLCDGMVLKGAPEFRDIARKHMPRNNH from the coding sequence ATGACCGCCAAGATCCGCCCGCAGGACCTGCGTTCCGCCAAATGGTTCAACAACCCCGACGATCCGGAGATGACGGCGCTCTATCTGGAACGCTATCTCAATTACGGGCTGACGCGCGAAGAGCTTCAGGGCGGCAAGCCGATCATCGGCATTGCCCAGACCGGCAGCGATCTGTCGCCCTGCAACCGCCACCATATCGAGTTGGCCAAGCGGGTGCGCGACGGCATCATCGCCGCCGGCGGCATCCCGATGGAGATCCCGGTGCATCCGATTCAGGAGACCGGCAAGCGCCCCACGGCGAGCCTTGACCGCAACCTCGCCTATCTCGGGCTGGTCGAGGCGCTGCACGGCTATCCGATCGACGGGGTGGTGCTGACCATCGGCTGCGACAAGACCACGCCGGCACTGCTGATGGCGGCGGCGACGGTGAACATTCCCGCCATCGCCTTTTCCGTCGGGCCGATGCTGAACGGCTGGTTCAATGGCGAGCGCGCCGGATCGGGCAGCGTGATCTGGAAGGCGCGCGAACAGCACGCGGCGGGCGAAATCGACGATGACGGGTTCTTCGACCTCGTGGCCTCCTCGGCACCGTCGGTGGGCTATTGCAACACGATGGGCACCGCCTCGACGATGAACTCGCTGGCCGAGATCCTGGGGATGCAGCTGCCCGGCTCCGCCGCGATCCCGGCGCCCTATCGCGAGCGCGGGCAGATGGCGCGGGCCACCGGCGCGCGCATCGTCGAGATGGTGTGGGAGGATCTGCGCCCGCTCGACATCCTCACACGTGCGGCCTTCGAGAACGCCATTGTCGGCTGTTCGGCGCTTGGCGGATCCACCAATGCGCCGATCCATATCAATGCGATTGCCGCCCATGCGGGGGTGACGCTCGAGAATGACGACTGGCAGCGGCTGGGCCACAAGGTGCCGCTGCTGGCCAATATGCAGCCCGCCGGGATCTATCTGGGCGAGGATTTCCAGCGTGCGGGCGGCGTGCCCGCGATTCTGGGCGAGCTGATCGAGGCCGGTCTGCTGCCGCATCCGCAGGCGGGCACTGTCGCGGGCCAGCCGCTTTCGGCGGGGGCCATCCGCAGCCACGAGCCCGAGGTGGTGCGCCCGGTCGATGGCGCGCTGCTGGCGCATGCGGGGTTCATGAACCTCAAGGGCAATCTCTTTGACAGCGCGATCATGAAGACCTCGGTGATTTCCGAGGATTTCCGCGCCCGCTACCTGTCCAACCCCGACGACCCCGAGGCCTTCGAAGGCACGGTCTTCGTCTTCGACGGGCCGGAGCATTTCCACGCAACCATCGACGACCCGGCATTGGCGGTCGGGCCGGACGCGGTGCTGGTGATGCGCGGGGCGGGGCCGCTGGGCTATCCCGGCGCGGCGGAGGTGGTGAACATGCGCCCGCCCGCCTATCTGCTGAAACAGGGCGTGCAGGCGCTGCCTTGTATCGGCGACGGGCGGCAATCGGGCACCTCCGGGTCTGCTTCGATCCTCAATGCCTCGCCCGAGGCGGCGGCTGGCGGCAATCTGGCGCTTTTGCGCAATGGCGACCGCATCCGCGTGGATCTGCGCAAGGCGCGGGTCGATGTGAAGCTGACCGAGGCAGAGCTGGCCGAGCGTCGTGCGGCGCTGGAGGCGGAGGGCGGCTATGCCGTGCCGGAAAGCCAGACGCCGTGGCAGGCGATGTTCCGCGCCGGTGTGGCGCAGCTCTGCGACGGCATGGTGCTGAAGGGCGCGCCGGAGTTCCGCGATATCGCGCGCAAGCATATGCCGCGCAACAATCACTGA
- a CDS encoding TIGR02186 family protein: MRKALALLLALLPAAGNAADAPEATFALSLDEVEITTGFHGAELLVFGAPTGGTAGNYDVVITVTGPPGRATLRRKEQVAGIWMFTREAQFVWMPSFYTVATTGPLDEIVDPVENLRHGIAPSTYIPAPIGLETREETDLYFDAMRRLTSESRRITLEEGIVELSQGVLFQARIPLPVSLVPGTYDVRVFLLEDGVVLSRSDVDLPVRKSSLQRLIYRAAQDYGLLYGIAAALIALFAGWLASAIFSRR; encoded by the coding sequence ATGAGGAAAGCCCTGGCGCTGCTTCTGGCGCTCCTCCCCGCCGCCGGGAATGCGGCCGATGCACCCGAGGCCACCTTTGCCCTCAGTCTCGACGAGGTGGAGATCACCACCGGATTCCATGGCGCCGAACTGCTGGTCTTTGGAGCCCCCACCGGGGGGACCGCGGGCAACTACGACGTGGTCATCACGGTCACCGGCCCGCCCGGCCGCGCCACGCTGCGCCGCAAGGAACAGGTCGCCGGTATCTGGATGTTCACCCGCGAAGCCCAGTTCGTCTGGATGCCCAGCTTCTACACGGTTGCGACGACCGGCCCGCTAGACGAGATCGTCGACCCGGTGGAAAACCTGCGGCACGGCATCGCGCCCAGCACCTATATCCCCGCCCCCATCGGCCTCGAAACCCGCGAAGAGACCGATCTCTACTTCGATGCAATGCGCAGGCTGACCAGCGAAAGCCGCCGCATCACGCTGGAGGAAGGCATTGTCGAACTGTCGCAGGGCGTGTTGTTCCAGGCCCGGATTCCGCTGCCGGTGAGCCTCGTTCCAGGCACCTATGACGTGCGGGTCTTTCTGCTAGAGGACGGTGTGGTGCTAAGCCGTTCGGACGTGGATCTGCCGGTTCGAAAAAGTTCGCTGCAACGCCTGATCTACCGGGCAGCGCAGGATTACGGGCTGCTCTACGGGATCGCCGCCGCGCTGATTGCGCTCTTCGCGGGCTGGCTCGCTTCCGCTATCTTCAGCCGGCGCTAG